Below is a genomic region from Numenius arquata chromosome 8, bNumArq3.hap1.1, whole genome shotgun sequence.
TCCCAGTTCTGTCccctccacccctgccctgccactTCATGCAGTGTCAGCCAGCAGTGACCAGGGACCTCCCGGTTTGCACCACAGGCTTCATTGAGCATGAAAAGGCAgatggcagcagaggaagggtCAGAACTCATCCCTGGGGCTGAAAATGCAGCACCTCTGGGTGTCCGAGGGAGATTTTCATCCCTGGTCACAGTGTGGGAATATGACCCACCTGGGGGATGCTGGAGGGTGTTGTTATACCAACACTGCTGGTAACCAGCAGCTCAAAACAAGTCCTTTTGTGCCTCTGGGAAGCGAGTTGGCGTGATCTGCACACTACTGGATTCTGCAAGGCTGTCCAGCCTGGTTTAGTGCTCATTTCCCTCCTTCCGCTTCTTCCCCTCGTGATGGGGCTGGCCGTGGTCTCCACGGTGGCGGTGAGTATGGGTGGCAGGTTCGCGGCCCCCCCTTAGGTCTGTGGCTTTCTCGCTGCTGACTTCATGGTGGTGGCGAGGATGGAGGGGGTTGTGCTGATGGATGGGGGTCTCCTTCCCCTCTTGTTTGGGAAGTGGGCTCAGGGTCACAGGCACTTCGGTGGTACTGTTAGCCTGGTGAAAGCAACACAAGGGCTGGGGCAATATGTGAACACACATAGAGCCCCGCTGTGAGCCTGCGAGCACCCCTGTGAGCTGTGGTGAGGGCAGACCAGCATCTGTCATACAGAAAGCTGCCTGGATCAGAGCAAAGGCTCTCCAGACCCAGGGTGCAGGAGGACAGGAGAGGCCGGAGCACATAGAGCACAAGCCTCTGTGCCTACATCCTTTGGCTCAAACTGTCCATGGTCCAGGAAGGGATTTGCATTTAGTATTTCTAGTTGGATTTTTATCCTAAGAAGCGACTAATCACCTGCTGAGCCCAGAGTTAtgttcttttctttgctctgATCTTGCCACCTCCGGGTCCATTGCCTGCCCCTTTCTTATGCCAGAACAGCCAGCGACCCTAGTTAGCTTTTCCAGATGTGGGCTATGACCTCTTTAGTCCCCCACCCTTCTCAGCCTGAAAGCTCTGACCTATTTAGCTGCCCTTATTCCAAACCTTTCATCACCTTCCCTCTCAACAATGGACAAGAGCGGCTGTCAACCCAGAGTCTGTCCCCGACATGAAGataaggttggggttttttcctgatgtgcaatgctggagggggaagggagcCCGACTCCAGTGACCATCCCTGCTCCTTACCTCCTGGGTGGTGTTGGGGTAGAGGGAGCAGTTGCCGCAGAAGTCCTTGCTGTGGGTGAAGCGGATGGCCGACTCCACGTAGGGGAAGTGGAGGAAGCTGTAGGGCAGCTGGATGTGGAAAGCCAAGCGGCCGCACCTGCGGGGAGAAGCCACGGCCCAGCTCAAGGCGggggtccccccagcccagccatggGGGGGTGCACTTTGGGAAGCCCACCAAACACTCCATAACCCCCCAGGAAAGCCTCAGCTGAGATAGGGGATGCTCACCGGTCATAGACAAGGAAGTCGTCCTTGTCGCCCCCCAGGACCTGCCAGACATCAGGGTCCTCCGGCTCCGGCTGGAAGACGGGGACGCCCGGCGGGGCATGGCGCTTCAGTTCCTCAAACATGGCACGGGAGAGCGGCGCCTTCTCATTAACGATCATGTAGCGGACGTTGACCGTGCCCTGCCGGGCCAGCTTCTCCCGCAGGCCCCCGAGGCTGTGGGGAAGGAGGTGCCAGGAGGGGGGTGCCAGGTTGGGCGGGCTGCCGTGCTGCCCCCCAAGATGGCAGGGCTCGGTGTGGGGTAGGGGGAGCCGGGCTCACCTGTGGGCCTGCTGCAGGCAGAATTGTCAGCTGGCCTTCAGCAGGGCCACCACCGTCACCTGCCCCGCTGCCCCCACCATGGGGCTCGAGCCATTGATGCTCCATGCTGGTGCCTCCCGGCACAGCCGGCTGCTGTTGGCCACCCCCTCAGAGGCTGAGGCCACCCCCTCGGACGCTGAGGCCAGCCCCAGCCAGGTGGCCAAGGCCAGCACCAACAGCCCCATCCCggacccccagccctggcagggggaaTCAGGGTGTTAGTAtcccctctgccccagggctCAACCCAGCAGggtcctcccagccccactgcaacCCCAAATCACCTCCCTGCCACCCTTCTGGGGCAGACAAAAACCAGTGGGCAGTGTCAGACTGGTCCCAGCATGGCACTGGGAGCCaggacacccccctccctctgggGGGATTGGGATGCCCAGCTCCGGACGAGCGCTGTGCCCTTGCTGCTGGCTTTCGTGGGCACCCGCTGCGATGGCCGTGTGCCATGGTCTCCCCCAGTGGTGAGTTACCAACTCCACAGGCCAGGGATGAAGGTCCCCTCTCCCATGGGCGGTGGGGGAGAAGCTCCATCTCCCCAACCCAAAAAGCCAGACCCAGCCGTGGCCAGGGGTCTGTCCTTGCCCCTGAGGTGGGCAGGGATGCAGCTCCCCATTGTCCTGGTCATCAGTGAGGAGCCAGTGGGACAGGCATGGTGACCTTCAGGTCACCTTGAGAGTCCTCAATGCCCCACAAAGTGCTTAAGGGGTGCACAGAGCCTTTaaccccacccaccccctgccTCCAATAGCTGCCTGAAGCCCCTTCCTCCCACAGCCCCCAACCCTGCCCACCCCGAGATATGCCCCATCCCTCCAGGATCCAGCACGCTTAATGGATGGGGGGGAGGACATGAGGCTGGGGGGGACAAtccagggaggcagggagagagcaggggacTGTGGAGTCTAGTCAGAATGGATGTAGCCCCaatccccagccctctcccccgCGAGAACAAGCCCTCAATACCGCTTTTCTCCTCACTGATGTCCTCCAGCCAGACTTTGCTTCCAGTCCCAGCGGCTCTTGGCAATGCCCAGCTGGTCCGGGTCTCCCTTTTATCTCCTGTCCACTCTCCCCGcccaggagggaggagaagagccTGGCCGGAGCAGGGACtgtgccccggccacccccgcctgCCTCGGGGAATGGCAACAAGGCAGGCACTGTCCCCCTCTGTTTCCCCTCCTtcgttttgctgctgctgcagcccagcccgAGCTGTGCTGGGGCAAAGCGGTGCCTGGTGCTGGGCTGGCACAGAGGGTGTCAGGCAGTGCCACGGGGAAAAGCTGGGCATGGCTGCTCAAAACCCCCCCATGGGCACCGGAGGGCTGGCAGCATTGCTAAGGGCACCATGGGGTGACATTGAACAGTGCCATCCATGCACAAGGTCCCAGGGGAGCTGCCAGCGCAGCTTCTGCCACCCTGCAGCCAAAAAGATGAgtgcctgccccacacctctgggGTGCTGGAGCTCCCTACCCCACAGGGTGCCAGCCCAAAGGCCATGTCGTCCTGGCACATGGTACCATGGCAGCTCTTGGGCCATGCTTGGCCCCACAACAAGCCCCCAGCGTCTGGTCCCgtgcctcctgccctgccctgggcccAAAGGGGGCTGTGGTGGCGTGAGGAGCCAGTCCTGCCTTGGGAAATCACAGTCGCggtggatccccccccccccaaccaaacaAGAGGAGCTCACCACTTCGGCCGCACACGGACATCTCCGCAAATATTTGAGCAGTTTATCGTACCTGGGCTCTGTACAAAAACATGATAAGGCAGGGAAGGGCAGCAGACACAGACACGGGGGCAGCAACACGGTCCCGGACACATGAAGAGGGGGGGATTTATCTGAAAACAGCCACGAGAAGTCCGGAAAAAGAGGattgctgctgggggggggggagggctgtcGGGGATGTCAGCAAGGACATGGGGCCATGGG
It encodes:
- the LOC141467805 gene encoding selenoprotein Pb-like; this translates as MGLLVLALATWLGLASASEGVASASEGVANSSRLCREAPAWSINGSSPMVGAAGQVTVVALLKASUQFCLQQAHSLGGLREKLARQGTVNVRYMIVNEKAPLSRAMFEELKRHAPPGVPVFQPEPEDPDVWQVLGGDKDDFLVYDRCGRLAFHIQLPYSFLHFPYVESAIRFTHSKDFCGNCSLYPNTTQEANSTTEVPVTLSPLPKQEGKETPIHQHNPLHPRHHHEVSSEKATDLRGGREPATHTHRHRGDHGQPHHEGKKRKEGNEH